A region from the Pseudomonas sp. KU26590 genome encodes:
- a CDS encoding ExbD/TolR family protein, with amino-acid sequence MKFRRRKPRETIDINLVSLIDVVFILLLFFVVTTTFTRETQLRVDLPQAVTGASADDVDKKHLDITINADGVYSVNNTLLGDSKLETLIDALQKESEGDTSLPLSISADGKTPHQAVITAMDAAGKLGFAHLRMTTVEAASAN; translated from the coding sequence GTGAAATTCCGCCGTCGCAAGCCCAGGGAGACCATCGACATCAATCTGGTGTCGCTGATCGACGTGGTGTTCATCCTGCTGCTGTTCTTCGTCGTGACCACCACGTTCACCCGGGAAACCCAGCTGCGCGTCGACCTGCCCCAGGCGGTGACCGGCGCTTCGGCCGATGACGTCGACAAAAAACACCTCGACATCACTATCAATGCCGACGGCGTTTATTCGGTGAACAACACCCTGCTGGGCGACAGCAAGCTGGAAACCCTCATCGATGCCTTGCAGAAGGAATCCGAGGGCGACACCAGTCTGCCCCTGTCGATCAGCGCTGACGGCAAGACCCCCCATCAGGCGGTGATCACCGCCATGGACGCCGCCGGCAAACTCGGTTTCGCCCATTTGCGCATGACCACCGTCGAGGCCGCATCGGCTAACTGA
- a CDS encoding DNA internalization-related competence protein ComEC/Rec2, which produces MRTGMLALALGLLTLRFLPALPPVWLLLMMPVVALMLLPFRTYPLAFYLFGLAWACVSASSALDDRLAERLDGQTLWLEGRVIGLPQTIDGVVRFQLEDPVSRRARLPEQIRIGWYGGPPISSGERWRVAVKLKRPGGLVNPGAFDYQAWLLAQRIGATGTVVDGQLLEPALGNWRDGIRQRLLSVDAQGRQGGLAALVLGDDSGLSAADWQVLQDTGTVHLLVISGTHIGLLAGLLYGLVAGLARWGAWPPFLPWLHSACLAAFAGALAYGVLAGFEVPVQRAVIMLGLVLLWRLRFRQLGTTWPLLLALNLVLIAEPLVTLRPGFWLSFLAVGILMLIFSGRLGSWSWLQSWTRAQWLIALGLLPVLLALNLPVSVSGPAVNLLAVPWLSLLILPLALLGTLLLAIPPLGESLLWLAGGSMDGLFRWLTFMADLAPAWTGPHVPLWVWPLSLLGALLLLLPKGLPMRPLGWPLLLLCIFPPQKAVPVGQVEVLQLDVGQGLAILLRTRDHALLYDAGPRFGDFDIGERVVLPAIRRAGVKRLDTLLLSHADSDHAGGAAAVLKGVPVARVLAGDTGRMPAELSAESCRNGETWTWDEVTFSTWIWEHAAEGNQASCVLSVEANGERLLLTGDIDVEAERAMLDDGFDVSAHWLQSPHHGSRSSSSRAFLRAVGAHGVLISRGRNNAFGHPHPLVLSRYAWSGMEIHDSAEQGAITLQVGAYEEARAERRTRRFWRD; this is translated from the coding sequence ACCTGTTCGGCCTGGCCTGGGCCTGTGTGTCCGCGTCGTCGGCGCTGGACGATCGACTGGCCGAGCGCCTCGATGGGCAAACGCTCTGGCTGGAAGGGCGCGTCATCGGGCTACCGCAGACGATCGACGGCGTGGTGCGTTTTCAGCTGGAGGATCCTGTTTCACGACGGGCGCGGCTGCCGGAGCAGATCCGCATTGGCTGGTATGGCGGCCCGCCCATCAGCAGCGGCGAACGCTGGCGTGTGGCGGTCAAGCTCAAGCGACCCGGTGGGCTGGTCAACCCCGGCGCCTTCGATTACCAGGCATGGCTGCTGGCCCAGCGCATTGGCGCCACCGGCACGGTGGTGGACGGCCAGTTGCTTGAACCGGCTCTGGGCAATTGGCGCGACGGCATTCGCCAGCGCCTGCTCAGTGTGGATGCCCAAGGCCGACAGGGCGGGCTGGCCGCCTTGGTGCTGGGGGACGATTCCGGGCTGAGTGCCGCCGATTGGCAAGTCCTGCAGGACACCGGGACTGTTCACTTGCTGGTCATTTCCGGGACGCACATCGGCTTGCTCGCGGGTTTGCTCTACGGCCTTGTCGCCGGCCTGGCCCGCTGGGGTGCGTGGCCGCCGTTTTTGCCCTGGCTGCACTCGGCGTGCCTCGCGGCGTTCGCGGGCGCGCTGGCCTATGGCGTGCTGGCAGGCTTTGAAGTGCCGGTGCAGCGGGCCGTCATCATGCTGGGGCTGGTGCTGCTCTGGCGTCTGCGTTTTCGCCAGCTGGGCACCACGTGGCCACTGTTGCTGGCGCTGAATCTGGTGCTGATCGCCGAGCCGCTGGTCACGTTGCGGCCGGGTTTCTGGCTGTCGTTTCTGGCCGTCGGCATCTTAATGCTGATCTTCAGCGGGCGACTCGGGTCTTGGAGCTGGCTGCAAAGCTGGACCCGCGCACAGTGGCTCATCGCGCTGGGGCTGTTGCCGGTGCTGCTGGCGCTGAACTTGCCAGTGAGCGTGAGCGGTCCGGCCGTCAATCTGCTGGCCGTACCGTGGTTGAGTCTGTTGATTTTGCCCCTGGCGTTGCTCGGCACGCTGCTGCTGGCGATCCCGCCCCTGGGCGAAAGCCTGCTGTGGCTGGCGGGCGGCTCGATGGACGGTTTGTTTCGCTGGCTCACGTTCATGGCCGATCTCGCTCCCGCCTGGACCGGCCCGCATGTGCCGCTGTGGGTCTGGCCATTAAGCCTGCTCGGCGCGCTGCTGCTGTTGCTGCCCAAAGGCCTGCCCATGCGCCCGCTGGGTTGGCCCTTGCTATTGCTGTGCATCTTCCCACCGCAGAAAGCCGTGCCCGTCGGGCAAGTCGAAGTGCTGCAACTGGACGTGGGGCAGGGCCTCGCCATTTTGCTGCGCACCCGGGACCACGCACTGCTCTATGACGCGGGGCCGCGCTTTGGTGATTTTGATATCGGCGAGCGCGTAGTGTTGCCGGCCATTCGCCGCGCCGGGGTCAAACGGCTGGACACGCTGCTGCTCAGTCATGCCGATTCCGACCACGCCGGTGGCGCCGCTGCCGTTCTCAAAGGCGTGCCCGTTGCGCGGGTGCTGGCGGGCGACACAGGGCGTATGCCCGCCGAACTGTCGGCCGAGTCCTGCCGTAACGGGGAAACATGGACGTGGGATGAGGTCACTTTCTCCACCTGGATCTGGGAGCATGCCGCCGAAGGCAATCAGGCCTCTTGCGTGCTCAGCGTCGAGGCCAACGGCGAGCGGCTGTTGCTCACCGGTGATATCGATGTAGAGGCAGAGCGCGCGATGCTCGACGACGGCTTCGACGTCAGCGCTCACTGGCTGCAATCCCCCCACCACGGCAGCCGCAGCTCGTCGTCCCGGGCTTTTTTGCGCGCTGTCGGTGCGCATGGCGTGCTGATTTCCCGAGGCCGCAATAATGCGTTCGGCCACCCGCATCCGCTGGTGCTGTCGCGCTACGCGTGGTCCGGCATGGAGATTCACGACAGCGCCGAACAGGGTGCCATCACCTTGCAAGTGGGCGCCTACGAAGAAGCCCGGGCTGAACGTAGGACTCGACGCTTCTGGCGTGACTGA
- a CDS encoding MotA/TolQ/ExbB proton channel family protein yields MWELVKSGGWMMLPIILSSIAAVGIIIERLWTLRASRITPPHLLGQVWRWIQDKQLSAEKLKELRADSPLGEILAAGLANSRHGREIMKECIEEAAARVIHELERYLATLGTIAAMAPLLGLLGTVLGMIDIFSSFTSSGMTGNAGMLAGGIGKALICTASGLTVAIPAIFFHRYLQSRVDELVVGMEQEAIKLVEVVQGDRDVDLTDAKPDIKAAARGEGKKK; encoded by the coding sequence GTGTGGGAGCTGGTCAAATCAGGTGGCTGGATGATGCTGCCGATCATTTTGAGTTCCATTGCCGCCGTCGGAATCATCATCGAACGCCTCTGGACCCTGCGCGCCAGCCGTATCACGCCGCCGCATTTGCTCGGTCAGGTGTGGCGCTGGATTCAGGACAAACAGCTGAGCGCCGAGAAGCTCAAGGAGCTGCGCGCCGACTCGCCGCTGGGTGAAATCCTCGCCGCCGGTCTGGCCAATTCCCGCCATGGTCGCGAGATAATGAAAGAGTGCATCGAGGAAGCCGCGGCCCGGGTCATTCACGAGCTCGAACGCTATCTCGCGACCCTTGGCACCATCGCCGCCATGGCGCCGCTGCTGGGTCTGCTGGGCACCGTGCTCGGCATGATCGACATCTTCAGCTCGTTCACCAGCAGCGGCATGACCGGCAACGCCGGCATGCTCGCGGGCGGCATCGGCAAGGCGCTGATCTGCACCGCCTCGGGCCTGACCGTTGCCATCCCCGCGATCTTCTTCCATCGCTATCTGCAAAGCCGCGTCGACGAGCTGGTGGTCGGCATGGAACAGGAAGCCATCAAACTGGTGGAAGTCGTGCAGGGCGATCGTGACGTCGACCTCACCGACGCCAAGCCCGACATCAAGGCTGCCGCGCGTGGCGAGGGCAAGAAGAAGTGA